From the genome of Thiovibrio frasassiensis:
TGTGTCCGCCTGCACATTAACCCGCATCACGGAGTGTTTATGACGAGTTCCCTGCGCTGGAAAATACTCATCCTGCTCTTTGTCACCATCTTTGCCGGCCTGACCGTTGCCCCTTCCTTCACCAATGTTCCGGTCTGGTGGCAGAAATATCTTGCTCCGGCAGGACTGCGGCTGGGCCTGGATCTCCAGGGCGGCATGCATCTGGTTCTCAAGGTGGATCTTAAAAAAGCCATCGAGAACAACCTGGACCTCTCGGTGCAGGACCTCAAAAATACCCTGGCCGAGAAAAAAATCACCGTGGTCCGCACCGCTTCCGGCGACGCACGCAAGATCATTCTGACCCTGCCCAACACCGGTGCCCTGGAAACGGTCAAGCAGATCATGGACAAGGACTTTCCCGATCTTGCCGGCGATTTCCAAACCGCCCAAGGATCCTTCCCGCGGATCATCGTCAGCCTCAAACAGGAAAAAATCGACTTCATCAACAACAAGGCCGTGGACCAGTCCCTGGAGATTCTCCGCAATCGGATCGACCAGTTCGGCGTGGCCGAACCGGCCATTGTCCGGCAGGGCACGGACGAAATCGTCATTCAGCTCCCCGGAGTCAAGGATCCGCAGCGCGCCCTGAACCTTATCGGCCGCACCGCCCAGCTCGAGTTCAAACTGGTGGACGATACACCGGGCCTCAATCTGGGGCAGCTTGTCTCCCAAGCCATCCAGACCGGCCAATGGCAGGAGGGGGCCAGCCGAAAACAACTCAATCTCGCCCTGCAAAGCAGACTCCCGGCCGGCTCCGAAATCTATTTCGAAAAAGAGGTGGACAAAACCACCAAGAAGGAAACACGGATCCCCATCCTGCTCAAGAATCAGGTGTTGATGACCGGCGACATGGTCAAGGATGCCCAGGTCCGGGTGGGCGGCAACTTCAATGAACCCTATGTCGGCCTCGACCTCACCGGTCGCGGCGGCACGATTTTCGGCCAGGTCACGGAAAGAAGCGTGGGCAAACGATTGGCCATTGTTCTGGATGAGGTGGTCCGTTCCGCCCCGGTAATCCGGGAAAAGATTCTCGGCGGCTCCGCCCAGATCTCGGGCAGCTTCAGCTACGAGGAGGCAACCGACCTGGCGATTGTCCTGCGGATCGGCGCCCTGCCCGCTCCGGTGGAAATCGTCCAAAACCTGACCGTCGGCGCCTCCCTGGGCCAGGATTCCATCAACAAAGGGTTGATGAGCGGTCTGTTCGGCACCCTGTTGGTGGTGGTGTTCATGGCTGTCTACTACCGGCTTTCCGGGGTTATCGCCAATCTCTCCATGGTCCTCAACATCCTCCTGCTCTTTGCCGGACTGGCGCTGATGGGCGGCACCCTGACCCTGCCGGGCATTGCCGGTATCATCCTCTCCATCGGCATGGCGGTAGACTCGAACATCATCATCTTCGAACGGATGCGCGAAGAGTTCGCCCTGGGCAAATCCGTCCGCTCCGGGGTCGAAGCCGGTTACGCCAAGGCGTTCTGGACCATCATCGACGCCCATGTCACGACCCTGATCACCGCCCTGGCCCTGTTCCTTTTCGGCACCGGCCCCATCAAGGGGTTTGCCGCCACCCTCTCCCTGGGCATCATCTTTAATCTTTTCTCCACCCTCTTTGCCTCCCGGCTGTTCTACGAATCCATGCAGGGCAAACGGAAACTCAAGAAACTTTCCTTTATGCTTTTTCTCAAGAACCCGCAGCTCGACTACATGCGGATCAAGAACCTGACCTTCGCCATCTCCGGCATCTTCGCGCTCATCGGCTGTCTGGCCTTTGTCCAGATCATCCGCGGCCAGGCCAATATGGGCGTCGATTTTTCCGGCGGCACCCTGCTTCAGTACCAGTCCAGCCAGCCCTTCTCCCTGGGCGAGGTCCGTTCCGCCCTGGCCAAGGGGGATCTTGAGGGCGTTGAACTGCAAAAGGTCGAGGGCGAGAACCGCTTGATCGTCAAGGTAAAAAACAGCGAAAAGGTGGTGGGCCACGTTTCCGAGACGGTCACCGCTCAGCTGAACACCGACTTTCCGGACAAACACTTCGTGGTGGAGAACCAGTCGGAGATCGGCTCCTCGGTGAGCGACACCTTGCGATCAAAAGCGCTGCTGGCCGTAGTCATCTCCCTGCTCGGGGTAATCGTCTACCTGGGGTTGCGTTTTGATCTGCGTTTCGGCCTTGCCGCCACCCTGGCCACCCTCCATGACGTTTTGGCGGTGCTGGGTCTCATCTGGCTGCTCAACATGGAAATCACCCTGCTCACCGTCACCGCGCTTCTGACCCTGGCCGGGTATTCTTTAAACGACACGGTTATCATCTTCGACCGGATCCGCGAAAACCTGCACAAAAGCGACGACCCGGAAAACATCACCGATACCCTGATCAATACCAGCACCAACGAGGTCTTGAGCCGCTCCATCGTCACCTCGCTCACCGTCTTCCTGGTCCTGGCAGCCCTGTATGTCTTGGGCGGCTCGGTAATTCACGACTTTTCCTTTGCCCTGCTGGTGGGGGTCATGGTGGGCACCTACTCCTCGGTCTTCGTGGCCAGCCCCCTGCTCACCCTCTGGCACCGCGGTAAAACGGCATAGGTATGCAGGACGATCTTGCCCCAGAGCACGTCCACCCCCTGAACCCCGACGAGACCTTCCGGTTCAGCTGCCATCCCGGCGTTGCCTGCTTTACCGACTGCTGCCGGCAGCTGGACCTTGCCCTCACCCCCTACGATGTGCTCCGGCTGAGCAGCCATCTTGGCCTAACACCCTCGGTCTTTCTTCACCAGTACGCACTTGTTGAGCAGGAAGAAGGCAACGCTTTTCCCCTGGTTTTCCTCGGGATGGTGGATGATGGCCGGGCCAGCTGCCCGTTTGTAACCGGTTCGGGTTGCAGCGTGTATGCCGACCGCCCCGCTGCCTGCCGCACCTATCCTCTGGGCCGCGGAGCCTTCACCACCCCGGACGGCGATCACCACGAGATGCACGTCCTCCTCAACGAACCCCATTGCAAAGGATTTAACGAGGGCGAGCCCCAGAACATCGCGGCATGGCAGAAGGACCAGGAGCTGGCCATCTACAACGGGATAAACGATGAACTGCTGAGAATCCTCCACCATCCCCGCCTCAAGGATGGCCATCAGCCGGAAGCGCGGGAGATAGATATCTTCCTGGCTCTCTATACCCTGGACACCTTTCGCAACCTGCTCCTCGACGGTAATATTTCCCTGCCCTTCTCG
Proteins encoded in this window:
- a CDS encoding YkgJ family cysteine cluster protein, which codes for MQDDLAPEHVHPLNPDETFRFSCHPGVACFTDCCRQLDLALTPYDVLRLSSHLGLTPSVFLHQYALVEQEEGNAFPLVFLGMVDDGRASCPFVTGSGCSVYADRPAACRTYPLGRGAFTTPDGDHHEMHVLLNEPHCKGFNEGEPQNIAAWQKDQELAIYNGINDELLRILHHPRLKDGHQPEAREIDIFLALYTLDTFRNLLLDGNISLPFSITENELQEIAIQDLALLRLGIRWLDHVLSEH
- the secD gene encoding protein translocase subunit SecD, producing the protein MTSSLRWKILILLFVTIFAGLTVAPSFTNVPVWWQKYLAPAGLRLGLDLQGGMHLVLKVDLKKAIENNLDLSVQDLKNTLAEKKITVVRTASGDARKIILTLPNTGALETVKQIMDKDFPDLAGDFQTAQGSFPRIIVSLKQEKIDFINNKAVDQSLEILRNRIDQFGVAEPAIVRQGTDEIVIQLPGVKDPQRALNLIGRTAQLEFKLVDDTPGLNLGQLVSQAIQTGQWQEGASRKQLNLALQSRLPAGSEIYFEKEVDKTTKKETRIPILLKNQVLMTGDMVKDAQVRVGGNFNEPYVGLDLTGRGGTIFGQVTERSVGKRLAIVLDEVVRSAPVIREKILGGSAQISGSFSYEEATDLAIVLRIGALPAPVEIVQNLTVGASLGQDSINKGLMSGLFGTLLVVVFMAVYYRLSGVIANLSMVLNILLLFAGLALMGGTLTLPGIAGIILSIGMAVDSNIIIFERMREEFALGKSVRSGVEAGYAKAFWTIIDAHVTTLITALALFLFGTGPIKGFAATLSLGIIFNLFSTLFASRLFYESMQGKRKLKKLSFMLFLKNPQLDYMRIKNLTFAISGIFALIGCLAFVQIIRGQANMGVDFSGGTLLQYQSSQPFSLGEVRSALAKGDLEGVELQKVEGENRLIVKVKNSEKVVGHVSETVTAQLNTDFPDKHFVVENQSEIGSSVSDTLRSKALLAVVISLLGVIVYLGLRFDLRFGLAATLATLHDVLAVLGLIWLLNMEITLLTVTALLTLAGYSLNDTVIIFDRIRENLHKSDDPENITDTLINTSTNEVLSRSIVTSLTVFLVLAALYVLGGSVIHDFSFALLVGVMVGTYSSVFVASPLLTLWHRGKTA